One genomic region from Terriglobus aquaticus encodes:
- the dps gene encoding DNA starvation/stationary phase protection protein Dps encodes MAKAEAKAQPKSRMYKNRVALADDVKQKVVDVMNVTLGAALDMYSQAKYAHWNVKGINFYQLHLVFDATAKVIFKQIDPIAERITQLGGVAAGTVRQSAEGSPIPPYKTSAVAGLEHLNALADALGTYCKELREASDKIDEIGDGPTSDFYNQLIVDAEEELYFLESHLEAGDVQ; translated from the coding sequence ATGGCAAAGGCAGAAGCAAAGGCACAGCCGAAGAGCAGGATGTACAAGAATCGCGTCGCACTGGCAGACGACGTCAAGCAGAAGGTTGTGGACGTGATGAACGTCACGCTGGGTGCCGCCCTGGACATGTACTCCCAGGCAAAGTACGCCCACTGGAACGTGAAGGGCATCAACTTCTACCAGCTTCACCTGGTGTTTGACGCCACGGCGAAGGTCATCTTTAAGCAGATCGATCCGATCGCCGAGCGCATCACGCAACTGGGTGGCGTGGCCGCCGGCACGGTTCGGCAGTCTGCAGAGGGTTCGCCCATTCCGCCCTACAAGACCTCGGCAGTGGCTGGCCTGGAACACTTGAACGCGCTCGCCGATGCTCTGGGCACCTACTGCAAGGAGCTGCGCGAGGCCTCCGACAAGATTGACGAGATTGGTGACGGCCCGACCTCGGACTTCTACAACCAGCTCATCGTGGACGCGGAAGAAGAGCTGTACTTCCTGGAGTCGCACCTGGAAGCCGGCGACGTTCAGTAA
- a CDS encoding polysaccharide deacetylase family protein, whose product MISSVVPAVLGAATLTGAGLAVLRGMRSPSSQLLAPSVSRVPNGYRQIALTFDDGPSEETPALLELLAKYRIRATFFVCGKNVKRLPHIARAIVEAGHELGNHTHGHARLSPRLSWDVNLFSESDMVEEMRRAQTCIHHHTGVWPRYFRAPYGLRWFGLRGAQRKLGVQGVTWSVIGHDWEWDRHRIAEHLIHNTEPGGIVCLHDGRDIRKEVNLSEMLAALEAVLPVWRARGLRVGTVHELMQAGVRRRSSGRSRGSSRRRHGVRRREDAMAGSSSAAR is encoded by the coding sequence ATGATCTCCAGCGTGGTTCCAGCCGTGCTTGGCGCTGCAACACTGACCGGTGCGGGTTTGGCCGTGCTTCGCGGAATGCGCTCCCCTTCCTCGCAACTACTGGCGCCTTCCGTCTCCCGGGTGCCAAACGGCTACCGGCAGATCGCACTGACCTTCGACGATGGACCCAGCGAGGAAACCCCGGCGTTGCTGGAACTGCTGGCGAAGTACCGCATCCGCGCCACCTTCTTCGTCTGTGGCAAGAACGTAAAGCGGCTGCCACACATTGCTCGCGCGATCGTGGAGGCCGGGCACGAACTCGGCAACCACACGCACGGCCACGCCCGTCTGTCGCCGCGCCTGAGCTGGGACGTGAACCTGTTCTCAGAAAGCGACATGGTCGAGGAGATGCGCCGGGCGCAAACCTGCATTCATCACCACACCGGTGTGTGGCCCAGGTACTTTCGCGCGCCCTATGGCTTGCGGTGGTTCGGGCTTCGCGGAGCGCAACGCAAGCTGGGTGTGCAGGGCGTGACCTGGTCCGTCATCGGGCACGATTGGGAGTGGGACCGGCACCGCATTGCAGAACACCTGATTCACAACACCGAACCGGGCGGCATTGTGTGCCTGCATGATGGTCGCGACATTCGCAAGGAAGTGAACCTGAGCGAGATGCTGGCTGCCCTGGAAGCTGTGCTGCCCGTGTGGCGCGCTCGCGGCCTGCGGGTTGGCACAGTGCATGAACTGATGCAGGCGGGCGTACGGCGCCGGAGTTCGGGCCGGTCGCGTGGTAGCTCGCGGCGCCGGCACGGCGTTCGGCGGCGCGAAGACGCAATGGCGGGCAGTTCCTCAGCGGCCCGGTAA
- a CDS encoding DsbA family protein gives MFGSLAGCRAQRPVVAGLSPELARRIEVTIRTRANIPFNYQVLVTDMHPDATLPNYNDVTITVGEYGKPGKPLSLLMSKDGKTLAQLTTFDLTKDPKDLVSDAGRPARGGSEKAPVRIVVFDDLECPFCARMHSAMFPAILQRYGDQVRIVYKDFPLSQHPWAIHAAVDADCLGEQSTPAYWTYVDYMHAHAPDIGGQEHSLTAAKIQLDKVATDTGDANKVDTKKLQACIAKQDESPVTAGLREGESLNINGVPALYINGQTINGAAPIEFVYRAVDDALLAQGVTPPPAVPLPDLNAPAPAPTAPAAAAPAARSPQPTK, from the coding sequence TTGTTCGGATCTCTTGCCGGCTGCCGTGCGCAGCGGCCCGTGGTCGCCGGCCTGTCGCCGGAACTGGCCCGTCGTATCGAGGTCACCATCCGCACCCGCGCCAACATTCCCTTCAACTACCAGGTGCTAGTGACGGACATGCACCCGGACGCGACGTTGCCGAATTACAACGATGTGACCATCACCGTGGGCGAGTACGGCAAACCGGGCAAGCCACTGAGCCTGCTGATGAGCAAAGACGGCAAGACGTTGGCGCAGTTGACCACGTTTGACCTGACCAAGGACCCGAAGGACCTGGTCAGCGATGCGGGACGCCCGGCGCGCGGCGGCAGCGAGAAGGCGCCGGTACGCATCGTGGTGTTCGACGACCTGGAATGCCCGTTCTGCGCCCGGATGCACTCCGCGATGTTTCCGGCCATTCTGCAGCGCTATGGCGACCAGGTGCGCATCGTGTACAAGGACTTTCCTCTGTCGCAGCACCCGTGGGCCATCCACGCTGCGGTGGATGCGGACTGCCTGGGCGAGCAGAGCACGCCCGCGTACTGGACCTATGTGGATTACATGCACGCCCACGCGCCGGACATCGGCGGGCAGGAGCATAGCCTGACGGCAGCCAAGATCCAGTTGGACAAGGTGGCCACAGACACCGGTGACGCCAACAAGGTAGACACGAAGAAGCTTCAGGCGTGCATCGCCAAGCAGGACGAGAGCCCCGTCACGGCTGGCCTGCGCGAAGGTGAATCGCTGAACATCAATGGAGTTCCGGCCCTCTACATCAACGGGCAGACGATCAACGGCGCGGCACCGATCGAGTTTGTGTATCGCGCGGTGGACGACGCCCTGCTGGCGCAGGGTGTCACGCCTCCGCCGGCGGTGCCGCTGCCCGACCTGAATGCTCCAGCTCCTGCTCCGACTGCGCCGGCAGCCGCCGCGCCCGCGGCAAGATCTCCGCAGCCAACGAAGTAG
- a CDS encoding mercuric reductase, translated as MADEQFDAVVIGTGQSGNPLARAMASHGWRVAAVERRYVGGTCVNDGCSPSKTIDASAKVAYLARRGADFGVKTGPISVDMHKVWERKQKVVLGSRDGNATSLAKVSTLLMGEASFAQDQPGNGQFALDVTMNEGGGTRRLVTPRVFLNTGERPHPPKLEGLDSVQYLDSTSIMELQEVPEHLVILGAGYIALEFAQMFVRFGAKVTVLERGEKIAQHEDDDVAACLRGILEADGIRILTCASVDRVTGGPGAITLTVTTDDGEQDVTGSHLLVATGRTPNVEALHLERVGVHQGDKSGHIQVNERLETNVPGIWAMGDVKGGPAFTHISYDDFRVIRTNVLEGGDASIAGRMTNYTMFTDPELGRIGLSEKDAAEQGRKVRVASIPATKIARLDEMDQSSGLLKAIVDAESGKILGGVALVESGGEMAAQLQLAIMGDLPYTALRDAVFAHPTRAEAWNNLFTSFQDGQP; from the coding sequence ATGGCAGACGAGCAGTTTGACGCAGTGGTGATCGGCACGGGGCAGAGTGGGAATCCGCTAGCCCGCGCTATGGCGAGTCATGGATGGCGCGTGGCTGCGGTGGAGCGCCGGTACGTGGGCGGCACTTGCGTCAACGATGGCTGCTCGCCCTCCAAGACGATCGATGCCAGTGCCAAGGTCGCCTACCTGGCGCGCCGTGGAGCAGACTTCGGCGTGAAGACCGGTCCCATTTCGGTGGACATGCACAAAGTCTGGGAGCGTAAGCAGAAGGTCGTTCTAGGCTCGCGCGATGGCAACGCAACCAGCCTTGCGAAGGTCAGCACGTTGCTGATGGGCGAGGCCAGCTTTGCGCAGGATCAGCCTGGCAACGGCCAGTTCGCCTTGGACGTGACGATGAACGAAGGTGGCGGAACGCGTCGCCTGGTCACGCCCCGTGTCTTCCTGAACACAGGTGAGCGCCCGCATCCGCCCAAGCTGGAAGGTCTCGACTCCGTTCAGTACCTCGACAGCACCAGCATCATGGAACTGCAGGAAGTGCCCGAGCACCTGGTCATCCTGGGCGCGGGTTACATCGCGCTGGAGTTCGCGCAGATGTTTGTGCGCTTCGGTGCAAAGGTCACGGTACTCGAGCGCGGTGAGAAGATCGCGCAGCACGAGGATGACGACGTCGCGGCCTGCCTGCGCGGCATCCTTGAGGCGGATGGGATTCGCATTCTTACCTGCGCCAGTGTCGATCGCGTTACGGGCGGCCCGGGTGCGATCACGCTGACCGTGACCACCGACGACGGCGAACAGGACGTCACCGGATCGCACCTGCTGGTCGCCACGGGTCGCACGCCCAATGTGGAAGCGCTGCACCTGGAGCGTGTTGGCGTTCACCAGGGAGACAAGAGCGGCCACATCCAGGTGAATGAGCGGCTTGAGACGAACGTGCCGGGCATCTGGGCGATGGGAGACGTGAAGGGCGGCCCTGCTTTCACCCACATCAGCTACGACGACTTCCGCGTCATCCGCACCAACGTGCTGGAGGGCGGTGACGCCTCTATCGCCGGCCGCATGACGAACTACACCATGTTCACCGACCCGGAACTGGGTCGCATTGGCTTGTCTGAGAAGGACGCGGCTGAGCAGGGCCGAAAGGTTCGCGTCGCCTCCATTCCGGCCACCAAGATTGCCCGTCTCGACGAAATGGACCAGTCTTCCGGCCTGCTCAAGGCGATCGTGGACGCGGAGAGCGGCAAGATCCTGGGCGGCGTTGCCCTGGTGGAGTCGGGCGGCGAGATGGCAGCACAGCTTCAACTCGCGATCATGGGCGACTTGCCGTATACAGCGCTGCGCGACGCGGTCTTTGCCCACCCCACACGCGCTGAAGCCTGGAATAACCTATTTACCAGCTTTCAGGACGGCCAGCCTTGA
- a CDS encoding molybdopterin-containing oxidoreductase family protein, translated as MNVPAAVSSGLAPVSPEYKADDNGASGSATASGFRLHHATCSLDCPDSCRVIATEDLATGRLVKLQGDPAHPVTRGFLCGKVARYLDHVYAPDRLLYPMRRRAGVPKGPLQHGREAESFERISWDEALSAICGRLQSVSDDHGPESILPYSYAGTIGQLGYGSMDRRFFHRLGASQLDRTICATAGAAALTDVYGTRLGMEPQSFAKAKLIIAWGANVHGNNIHLWPFIEQARRDGARLVVIDPYQTRTAKLADEHLRIRPGTDVLLAMSIMRVIVDESLYDSAYVESCTHGFAELRERLRAPAYAPEAAAAVTGIAAGQIVALAREYATAKPAAIRVNYGVQRSETGGTAMRAICMLPLLTGAWQHPGGGLLLSTSGAFGFNSARLHMPELMQASPLRRAARTVNMSQLGHALTQLGSEPAHDPPVHALFVYNSNPAAVAPNQNAVLRGMQRPDLFTVVHDSFFTDTADYADILLPAPTWLEQTDLQGAYGHLHVQISPAAIAPLGEARPNTWVFAQLAQRMGFPEPCFRDTDRDLMAQALDSGHPWFQGITVESLEAASGASSTGVTRARGNGFLALDVPRDAAGNFLPFADASWFRTPSGRGEFASESLRARGEDPLPAYYPGEEGFAATSPEYPLQLLPRKGDNWMNSTFANHPRHRAMQGEVAEGLEMHPADAAARGLHGGDEAEVRSARGSLRLRVYLSDRVPPGVVACTLGWNKLSPQGEGVNRLTSERVTDLGGGATFYSTLVQVERVPVQASATDGLPTLAFAAD; from the coding sequence ATGAACGTTCCGGCGGCAGTGAGCAGCGGTTTGGCCCCGGTTTCACCCGAGTACAAGGCCGACGACAACGGCGCGAGTGGCTCCGCGACGGCGAGCGGCTTCCGGCTGCACCATGCCACCTGTTCCCTCGACTGCCCGGACAGTTGCCGGGTCATCGCGACCGAGGACCTTGCCACGGGCCGCCTCGTCAAGCTGCAGGGCGATCCTGCCCACCCGGTGACGCGTGGCTTTCTGTGCGGCAAGGTTGCGCGTTACCTCGACCATGTCTACGCTCCCGATCGCCTGCTCTACCCCATGCGTCGCCGCGCCGGAGTTCCCAAAGGTCCGCTGCAGCACGGCCGCGAAGCCGAGAGCTTCGAGCGCATCTCCTGGGACGAGGCGCTGAGCGCTATCTGCGGACGGCTGCAAAGTGTGAGCGACGATCACGGCCCGGAAAGCATTCTGCCCTACAGCTATGCGGGCACTATCGGCCAGCTCGGCTACGGCTCCATGGACCGCCGTTTCTTCCACCGCCTTGGCGCTTCACAGCTCGACCGTACTATTTGCGCTACAGCGGGCGCGGCCGCGCTGACGGACGTCTACGGTACCCGCCTCGGTATGGAGCCGCAGAGCTTTGCGAAGGCGAAGCTGATCATAGCGTGGGGCGCCAACGTCCATGGCAACAACATCCACCTGTGGCCGTTCATTGAACAGGCCCGGCGCGACGGCGCCAGGCTGGTCGTCATTGACCCCTACCAGACGCGCACCGCCAAGCTGGCCGACGAACACCTGCGCATCCGTCCGGGGACTGACGTCCTGCTGGCCATGTCGATCATGCGTGTGATCGTCGACGAATCGCTGTACGACAGCGCTTACGTGGAGAGTTGCACGCACGGCTTTGCGGAACTCCGCGAGCGCCTGCGCGCACCCGCGTACGCTCCGGAAGCCGCGGCTGCGGTCACCGGCATTGCTGCCGGCCAGATCGTCGCCCTAGCGCGCGAGTACGCGACCGCGAAGCCCGCCGCAATCCGCGTGAACTACGGCGTGCAGCGGTCGGAGACTGGCGGTACTGCTATGCGCGCTATCTGCATGTTGCCGTTGCTCACAGGAGCGTGGCAGCACCCCGGCGGCGGTCTCCTGCTGTCCACCTCCGGCGCGTTCGGCTTCAACTCCGCACGGTTGCACATGCCGGAGCTGATGCAGGCTTCGCCCCTTCGCCGCGCTGCACGCACCGTCAACATGAGCCAGCTTGGCCACGCTCTGACCCAGCTCGGGTCAGAGCCGGCACACGATCCGCCGGTTCACGCCCTGTTTGTCTACAACAGCAATCCGGCCGCGGTTGCGCCCAACCAGAACGCGGTGTTGCGCGGCATGCAGCGACCGGACCTGTTCACGGTCGTCCACGACAGCTTCTTCACCGACACGGCCGATTACGCGGACATCCTTCTGCCCGCGCCAACCTGGCTGGAACAGACGGACCTGCAGGGTGCCTACGGACACCTTCATGTGCAGATCTCGCCCGCGGCCATCGCGCCGCTGGGCGAAGCGCGCCCCAACACCTGGGTGTTCGCGCAACTCGCTCAGCGCATGGGCTTCCCGGAGCCATGCTTCCGCGACACGGACCGTGACCTGATGGCGCAGGCGCTGGATTCGGGCCACCCCTGGTTTCAGGGGATCACGGTCGAATCGCTCGAGGCCGCGTCCGGCGCGAGTTCCACCGGTGTAACGCGCGCCCGCGGCAACGGCTTTCTTGCGCTGGACGTTCCCCGCGATGCTGCAGGCAACTTCCTGCCGTTTGCGGACGCATCGTGGTTCCGAACACCCAGCGGTCGCGGCGAGTTCGCCTCGGAGTCGTTGCGCGCCCGTGGCGAAGACCCGCTGCCCGCTTACTACCCGGGCGAGGAAGGGTTTGCGGCGACCAGTCCTGAGTACCCGTTGCAACTGTTGCCGCGCAAAGGCGACAACTGGATGAACTCCACCTTTGCGAATCATCCGCGCCACCGCGCAATGCAGGGTGAAGTTGCCGAAGGTCTGGAGATGCACCCCGCCGATGCAGCCGCACGCGGCCTCCACGGCGGTGACGAAGCGGAGGTGCGCAGTGCGCGCGGTTCACTTCGCCTGCGCGTTTACCTGAGCGATCGCGTTCCGCCGGGCGTGGTGGCCTGCACCCTGGGATGGAACAAGCTGTCGCCTCAGGGAGAGGGTGTGAACCGGTTGACTAGCGAGCGCGTCACCGATTTGGGTGGGGGAGCGACCTTCTATAGCACCCTTGTGCAGGTGGAGCGCGTTCCGGTCCAGGCCTCTGCTACTGACGGGTTGCCTACGCTGGCGTTTGCCGCCGATTAG
- a CDS encoding PEP-CTERM sorting domain-containing protein: protein MRFSLPSVLVMAGLAMAASSPALADNLIVNGGFETGDFTGWSGPTGSYTFVSDPGSTQVGVNSGNYAAVFGSVGSLAGISQTFSDVAGQLYTLSYFYASDGETPNEFQTLIDSVVVSDIQNDPAHDYQSYSFNFIGTGSDTVTFNGRNDPAYLGLDDVSVSTAATPEPSSLALLGTGVLSAVGAIRRRMLAA, encoded by the coding sequence ATGCGTTTCTCTCTGCCTTCTGTGTTGGTCATGGCTGGTCTTGCCATGGCTGCGTCCTCTCCTGCACTCGCAGACAACTTGATCGTCAACGGCGGCTTTGAAACTGGCGACTTTACCGGCTGGTCAGGCCCGACTGGCTCCTACACCTTTGTATCCGACCCCGGCTCGACGCAAGTTGGAGTGAACAGCGGAAACTACGCCGCCGTGTTCGGATCGGTCGGAAGTCTCGCCGGTATCAGCCAGACGTTCAGCGACGTTGCCGGCCAGCTATACACATTGAGCTACTTCTACGCCAGCGACGGCGAGACGCCGAATGAGTTTCAGACACTGATCGACTCGGTTGTGGTCTCAGATATCCAGAACGATCCGGCGCACGACTACCAGTCGTACTCGTTCAACTTCATCGGAACGGGCAGCGACACGGTGACGTTCAACGGCCGCAACGACCCGGCCTACCTGGGCCTCGACGATGTGAGCGTGTCCACAGCGGCGACTCCGGAACCCTCGAGCCTGGCGCTGCTTGGAACGGGCGTGCTGAGTGCTGTAGGTGCGATTCGTCGCCGCATGCTAGCCGCTTGA
- a CDS encoding SurA N-terminal domain-containing protein yields MLRDTISPVMLKIDAHLVRTVRNASLALAISCAALTAVGCKKTHGDDVVASVNGHAIPRADLDRLFDAQQKSKQDPTPESPEQATSEKLEMVRGLIDQEIVEQRAAKMNLTATNDEVDAKINEFKSHYTDQDFNEYLKQSNQTLDEFRRNVRRSVTSTKLFNKEIESKINVTDAEVTNYFNTHKADYNLIENRYHLAQIIVTSGPLDPTTAQGGQANLQGSKATNDADARKKIQTIKNRIDAGEDFGTLAANYSENPQTASNGGDMGFPSESQLRSDPQTFAAISKLKAGETTDILPVYGPNKQVIGYVILKLLARESAGQRDLTNPVVQQSIRDQLRSSRSQLLKNAYLEMVRDQAKVENYFAEQIFNSGAK; encoded by the coding sequence GTGCTCCGCGATACCATTAGCCCCGTGATGCTCAAGATCGACGCACACCTCGTTCGCACGGTCCGCAACGCCAGTCTGGCGCTTGCGATCTCGTGCGCCGCTCTCACTGCGGTGGGCTGCAAGAAAACGCACGGCGACGATGTGGTGGCCAGCGTAAATGGCCATGCCATACCGCGGGCCGACCTGGACCGGCTTTTTGACGCCCAGCAGAAAAGCAAGCAGGACCCCACTCCCGAAAGCCCGGAGCAGGCCACCAGCGAAAAGCTGGAGATGGTACGCGGCCTGATCGATCAGGAGATCGTAGAGCAGCGCGCGGCCAAGATGAACCTGACCGCGACCAACGACGAGGTGGATGCGAAGATCAACGAGTTCAAATCGCACTACACCGACCAGGACTTCAACGAGTACCTGAAGCAGTCGAACCAGACGCTGGATGAGTTCCGCCGCAACGTACGCCGGTCTGTCACGTCGACCAAGCTGTTCAACAAAGAGATTGAAAGCAAGATCAATGTGACCGACGCCGAGGTCACGAACTACTTCAACACGCACAAGGCGGACTACAACCTGATTGAGAACCGCTACCACCTGGCGCAGATCATCGTGACGAGCGGTCCGCTGGACCCCACCACCGCCCAGGGCGGACAGGCCAACCTGCAGGGCAGCAAGGCCACCAACGACGCCGACGCCAGGAAGAAGATTCAAACCATCAAGAACCGCATCGACGCTGGAGAAGACTTCGGAACGCTTGCGGCGAACTACTCCGAGAACCCGCAGACCGCCTCGAATGGCGGCGACATGGGCTTCCCGTCAGAGTCGCAACTCCGCTCGGACCCGCAGACCTTTGCGGCCATCAGCAAGCTCAAGGCGGGTGAGACCACCGACATTCTGCCGGTGTACGGTCCGAACAAGCAGGTCATCGGCTACGTGATCCTGAAGCTGCTGGCGCGCGAGTCCGCCGGCCAGCGCGACCTGACCAACCCGGTGGTGCAGCAGAGCATTCGCGACCAGTTGCGCAGCAGCCGGTCACAGTTGCTGAAGAACGCATACCTGGAAATGGTGCGCGACCAGGCCAAGGTCGAAAACTACTTCGCCGAGCAAATCTTTAACAGCGGCGCGAAGTAG
- a CDS encoding serine hydroxymethyltransferase: protein MAIDLNASLATVDPEIAEQISLEAHRQHDGLEMIASENFVSRAVLEAAGTVFTNKYAEGYPGKRYYGGCEYADVVENIARDRAKKIFGAEHANVQPHSGSQANAAAYMALINPGDTVLGLDLAHGGHLTHGHKLNFSGKLYRIVGYQVRQDTETLDYDALEDLAKREKPRVIVGGGSAYPRFWDFERMRQIADAVGAYLFVDMAHFAGLVAGGVHPSPVPHAHMVTTTTHKTLRGPRSGLALCKQEFAAALDRSVFPGQQGGPLMHVIAAKAVAFREALQPEFATYAAQIVANARALAEALQGEGYRVISGGTDTHLLLIDTFQKGILGSEAEAALGASGITVNKNAIPFDPNPPLKPSGVRFGTPALTTRGMREGEMRQIAKWIAAALEHRNDSGKLQQIRGEVTELADSFPLYGWLREGVAERHPELEAELV, encoded by the coding sequence ATGGCTATCGACTTGAACGCGTCGCTTGCAACTGTTGACCCGGAGATCGCCGAGCAGATCTCTCTGGAAGCCCACCGTCAGCATGACGGGCTGGAGATGATCGCCAGCGAAAATTTTGTTTCGCGTGCCGTGCTGGAAGCCGCCGGCACCGTGTTCACCAACAAGTACGCCGAAGGCTACCCGGGCAAGCGCTACTACGGTGGATGCGAGTACGCCGATGTGGTCGAAAACATCGCTCGCGACCGAGCAAAGAAGATCTTCGGGGCTGAGCACGCCAACGTGCAGCCGCATTCAGGATCCCAGGCCAACGCCGCCGCCTACATGGCGCTGATCAATCCTGGCGACACCGTGCTGGGCCTCGACCTGGCGCATGGCGGCCATCTAACGCACGGCCACAAGCTGAACTTCAGCGGCAAGCTCTACCGCATCGTCGGCTACCAGGTACGGCAGGACACCGAGACGCTCGACTATGACGCGCTGGAAGACCTGGCGAAGCGCGAAAAGCCCAGGGTGATCGTGGGCGGCGGCAGCGCCTACCCACGCTTCTGGGATTTCGAACGCATGCGGCAGATTGCCGACGCTGTTGGTGCCTACCTGTTCGTGGATATGGCTCACTTCGCCGGCCTCGTCGCCGGCGGCGTGCACCCCTCGCCCGTGCCGCACGCGCACATGGTGACCACCACCACTCACAAGACCCTGCGTGGGCCGCGCAGTGGCCTCGCGCTCTGCAAGCAGGAGTTCGCCGCGGCGCTCGACCGGTCGGTCTTCCCCGGCCAGCAGGGCGGGCCGCTGATGCACGTCATCGCAGCCAAGGCCGTTGCCTTCCGCGAGGCGCTGCAACCGGAGTTTGCCACCTACGCGGCGCAGATTGTTGCAAACGCACGCGCGCTGGCCGAGGCGCTGCAAGGCGAGGGCTACCGCGTCATCTCCGGGGGCACCGACACCCACCTTCTGCTCATCGACACCTTTCAGAAGGGCATCCTCGGCTCTGAGGCGGAGGCGGCGCTCGGAGCGTCCGGGATCACGGTCAACAAGAATGCGATCCCATTTGACCCGAACCCGCCGTTGAAGCCCAGCGGCGTCCGGTTCGGCACGCCGGCGCTCACCACGCGCGGCATGCGCGAGGGCGAAATGCGCCAGATTGCAAAGTGGATTGCGGCCGCTCTGGAGCACCGCAACGACTCGGGCAAACTGCAGCAGATCCGTGGCGAAGTCACCGAGCTGGCCGACAGTTTCCCGCTGTACGGCTGGCTGCGCGAAGGCGTGGCCGAGCGGCATCCTGAACTCGAAGCAGAGCTGGTTTAG
- a CDS encoding alpha/beta hydrolase, protein MLFKWYADWMIRWETALTTRDTNRIVRPLEWGFDWLADFSPLAAEWAAKPDGSYTAAEATRAMAAVNDDIVARASDFYGYAEPTDFRLEERFPELYPTNVRPETLEQDRWFREQAEQGKLPRAQFLRFTSPVRSKYPENDIVNARWYPEPKHANSSRPRQAIIVMPQWNADAFSHNALCDIFNKFGIAALRLSKPYHDIRRPAELERSDYAVSSNVGRTIAAARQAVVDVRSCIDWLESQGYEQFGVLGTSLGSCYSFLAAAFDPRIQVCAFNHASTWFGDVVWTGQSTRHVRESFESNGITQDDVRSIFAGISPMAVMDRFAAERTRRTLIIHAIWDLTFLRQFSLDAIRNLRERRVNLTSRVLPCGHYTTGETPYKYLDGWYMGQFVWSAYRQMRLQQG, encoded by the coding sequence ATGCTGTTCAAGTGGTACGCGGACTGGATGATCCGCTGGGAAACCGCGCTGACCACGCGGGATACGAACCGGATTGTGCGTCCGCTGGAGTGGGGCTTCGACTGGCTGGCCGATTTCAGCCCGCTGGCCGCGGAGTGGGCCGCGAAGCCGGATGGCAGCTACACCGCTGCGGAGGCCACGCGCGCCATGGCTGCCGTCAACGACGACATCGTCGCGCGAGCGAGCGACTTCTATGGCTACGCCGAGCCTACGGACTTCCGGCTGGAAGAGCGCTTCCCCGAGCTCTACCCGACCAACGTGCGCCCGGAAACGCTGGAGCAGGACCGCTGGTTTCGCGAGCAGGCGGAGCAGGGCAAGCTGCCCCGAGCACAGTTCCTGCGGTTTACCTCGCCGGTGCGCTCCAAATACCCCGAAAACGACATCGTCAACGCCCGCTGGTACCCGGAGCCGAAGCACGCGAACAGCAGCCGGCCGCGGCAGGCCATTATCGTCATGCCGCAGTGGAATGCCGATGCATTCAGTCACAACGCGCTCTGCGACATCTTCAACAAATTCGGGATCGCAGCACTACGCCTGTCCAAGCCCTACCACGACATCCGTCGGCCGGCTGAGCTGGAGCGCAGCGACTATGCGGTCAGCAGCAACGTGGGCCGCACCATAGCGGCCGCGCGCCAGGCCGTGGTCGATGTTCGCAGTTGCATCGACTGGCTCGAGTCGCAGGGATACGAGCAGTTTGGTGTGCTTGGCACAAGCCTGGGCAGTTGCTATTCGTTCCTCGCCGCCGCGTTCGACCCGCGCATTCAGGTCTGCGCCTTCAATCACGCCAGCACCTGGTTCGGCGACGTGGTCTGGACGGGCCAAAGCACCCGCCACGTGCGCGAATCTTTCGAAAGCAACGGCATCACTCAGGACGACGTGCGCTCCATCTTTGCCGGCATCAGCCCCATGGCGGTGATGGACCGTTTTGCCGCGGAACGCACCCGGCGCACGCTCATCATCCACGCCATCTGGGATCTGACTTTTCTGCGGCAGTTTTCGCTGGACGCCATTCGCAACCTGCGCGAGCGACGGGTCAACCTGACCAGCCGCGTGCTGCCGTGCGGCCACTACACCACCGGCGAAACGCCGTACAAATACCTGGATGGCTGGTATATGGGCCAGTTTGTGTGGAGCGCGTACCGCCAGATGCGGTTGCAGCAGGGCTAG
- a CDS encoding YybH family protein translates to MMRFCSSLLLATALLVPFASARAQNGSAMGVLPQAELDVVKVLTAQERAWNNGDMAGFLSGYKQSPETIFVGETVQHGSDNLAQRYHSTYPNKDSMGTLSFSDLQPRVLDDNYALVTGRFHLDRPRKSGGTADGVFSLVLEHTASGWKIILDHTS, encoded by the coding sequence ATGATGCGGTTCTGCTCTTCCCTGCTCTTGGCGACTGCCCTGCTGGTACCGTTTGCGTCAGCCCGTGCGCAGAACGGATCGGCGATGGGTGTGCTTCCGCAGGCCGAACTGGACGTGGTCAAAGTACTTACCGCACAGGAGCGCGCCTGGAACAACGGCGACATGGCCGGTTTTCTGTCCGGCTACAAGCAGTCGCCGGAGACCATCTTTGTCGGCGAGACGGTGCAGCACGGCAGCGACAACCTGGCCCAGCGTTATCACTCCACCTACCCCAACAAGGACAGCATGGGAACGCTCAGCTTCAGCGATCTGCAGCCGCGCGTGCTGGATGACAACTACGCGCTGGTCACGGGTCGCTTCCATCTGGACCGTCCGCGCAAGTCGGGCGGTACAGCGGACGGGGTCTTCTCGCTGGTGCTGGAACATACTGCGTCGGGCTGGAAAATCATCCTGGATCACACAAGTTAG